The following coding sequences lie in one Helicoverpa armigera isolate CAAS_96S chromosome 8, ASM3070526v1, whole genome shotgun sequence genomic window:
- the LOC126053971 gene encoding uncharacterized protein LOC126053971 isoform X1, whose protein sequence is MNHISSSNVKKISRMEPPPVDEAAEKTISDYLRSWGLEAYIPKFLEESIDVETLQMLSEADLKDLVPIIGHRAKLTTQIKLLTNIMSNAFENTCTNTTPDSNNQIMLYTVEDLPVVQTLPDDEDTPEMSQTSNEIEEDKPEYDCELYGILSSSNEGKGLLLQYQEKGLLNNAARRRLCNLIITHELKNDAEKKIPSSRFYQLAYEISKIFKQESSSVYFIPYASFSPLQKTSAKGKLLDQYRQRRRDFIKSGIIKSFERRCSSSSSNSNEQYSPRPSTSAQEAISHLEGSKSVDISEKLLWLQNNCDPWQMVESYWEVTTKERLNDLASKNMTISNYFTKYKAINLSGGIYLLLKDFKIMYPDYGDKFNENWPLIKSKLISIAKKKGLINEIDESNEEQTDLAALTSLPFLMSTSNVTSTKKATKKTQWRPSKQEVLEGFITQVASPAEVAVEITRKRDKLMEMGLQMQPFVIAVVSPNKSITARYIVINNITYEMPTITKAVEACLKAIFVLNAEYPKESRHVWQFVQTVLFELKTKYDKSFTAVNTLISDLGIKT, encoded by the exons AAGAATCCATTGATGTGGAGACTCTCCAAATGTTGTCAGAGGCTGACCTGAAAGACTTAGTGCCAATTATTGGACACCGGGCTAAGCTGACGACACAAATCAAACTTTTGACCAATATAATGTCAAATGCTTTTGAGAACact tgtACTAATACTACTCCGGACTCAAACAACCAAATAATGCTGTATACAGTGGAAGATTTGCCAGTTGTACAGACATTACCTGATGATGAGGACACCCCTGAAATGTCTCAAACAAGTAATGAAATAGAAGAGGACAAGCCGGAATATGATTGC gaattatatggaatcctaagTTCATCAAATGAAGGCAAAGGTCTTTTGCTGCAATACCAAGAAAAGGGTCTCTTGAATAATGCAGCCAGGCGAAGACTTTGCAATCTTATAATTACACACGAGCTGAAAAACGATGCAGAGAAAAAAATTCCTAGTTCAAGGTTTTATCAACTGGCATATGAAATAAGCAAAATCTTCAAACAGGAAAGTTCATCGGTATATTTTATACCATATGCAAGCTTCAGCCCGCTGCAAAAGACTTCGGCAAAAGGAAAATTACTAGACCAATATCGACAACGTCGCCGAGATTTTATCAAATCAggaattattaaaagttttgaaagacGTTGCTCCTCAAGCAGTTCAAACTCAAATGAGCAATATTCCCCCCGGCCCAGTACAAGTGCACAGGAAGCTATTAGTCACCTCGAAGGAAGCAAAAGTGTTGACATATCAGAGAAGTTATTATGGCTTCAGAACAACTGTGATCCATGGCAAATGGTAGAATCATATTGGGAAGTTACTACTAAAGAAAGGTTAAACGATCTTGCTTCTAAAAATATGAcgatttcaaattatttcacaaaatataagGCTATCAATCTGTCCGGTGGAATATATTTG ttactgAAGGATTTTAAGATAATGTACCCAGACTACGGAGACAAGTTTAATGAAAATTGGCccttaattaaatcaaaacttaTAAGCATTGCAAAAAAGAAAGGATTAATAAATGAGATTGATG aGTCCAATGAAGAACAAACTGATTTAGCCGCTCTAACATCGCTACCTTTTTTGATGAGCACATCAAATGTTACTTCTACAAAGAAAGCAACTAAAAAGACACAATGGAGACCATCAAAGCAAGAGGTATTGGAAGGCTTCATAACTCAAGTCGCAAGTCCAGCTGAGGTAGCAGTAGAGATAACAAGAAAAAGAGACAAGCTTATGGAAATGGGCCTTCAAATGCAACCTTTTGTAATTGCAGTTGTGTCACCGAATAAATCAATTACAGCAAGGTACATAGTGATTAATAACATAACATATGAAATGCCAACTATTACAAAAGCTGTAGAAGCTTGTTTAAAGGCGATTTTTGTATTGAATGCTGAATATCCTAAAGAGTCCCGTCATGTCTGGCAGTTTGTACAAACTGTACTTTTTGAGTTAAAAACGAAATATGATAAAAGCTTTACTGCAGTAAATACACTTATATCGGATCTCGGCATTAAAACATAA
- the LOC126053971 gene encoding uncharacterized protein LOC126053971 isoform X2: protein MNHISSSNVKKISRMEPPPVDEAAEKTISDYLRSWGLEAYIPKFLESIDVETLQMLSEADLKDLVPIIGHRAKLTTQIKLLTNIMSNAFENTCTNTTPDSNNQIMLYTVEDLPVVQTLPDDEDTPEMSQTSNEIEEDKPEYDCELYGILSSSNEGKGLLLQYQEKGLLNNAARRRLCNLIITHELKNDAEKKIPSSRFYQLAYEISKIFKQESSSVYFIPYASFSPLQKTSAKGKLLDQYRQRRRDFIKSGIIKSFERRCSSSSSNSNEQYSPRPSTSAQEAISHLEGSKSVDISEKLLWLQNNCDPWQMVESYWEVTTKERLNDLASKNMTISNYFTKYKAINLSGGIYLLLKDFKIMYPDYGDKFNENWPLIKSKLISIAKKKGLINEIDESNEEQTDLAALTSLPFLMSTSNVTSTKKATKKTQWRPSKQEVLEGFITQVASPAEVAVEITRKRDKLMEMGLQMQPFVIAVVSPNKSITARYIVINNITYEMPTITKAVEACLKAIFVLNAEYPKESRHVWQFVQTVLFELKTKYDKSFTAVNTLISDLGIKT from the exons AATCCATTGATGTGGAGACTCTCCAAATGTTGTCAGAGGCTGACCTGAAAGACTTAGTGCCAATTATTGGACACCGGGCTAAGCTGACGACACAAATCAAACTTTTGACCAATATAATGTCAAATGCTTTTGAGAACact tgtACTAATACTACTCCGGACTCAAACAACCAAATAATGCTGTATACAGTGGAAGATTTGCCAGTTGTACAGACATTACCTGATGATGAGGACACCCCTGAAATGTCTCAAACAAGTAATGAAATAGAAGAGGACAAGCCGGAATATGATTGC gaattatatggaatcctaagTTCATCAAATGAAGGCAAAGGTCTTTTGCTGCAATACCAAGAAAAGGGTCTCTTGAATAATGCAGCCAGGCGAAGACTTTGCAATCTTATAATTACACACGAGCTGAAAAACGATGCAGAGAAAAAAATTCCTAGTTCAAGGTTTTATCAACTGGCATATGAAATAAGCAAAATCTTCAAACAGGAAAGTTCATCGGTATATTTTATACCATATGCAAGCTTCAGCCCGCTGCAAAAGACTTCGGCAAAAGGAAAATTACTAGACCAATATCGACAACGTCGCCGAGATTTTATCAAATCAggaattattaaaagttttgaaagacGTTGCTCCTCAAGCAGTTCAAACTCAAATGAGCAATATTCCCCCCGGCCCAGTACAAGTGCACAGGAAGCTATTAGTCACCTCGAAGGAAGCAAAAGTGTTGACATATCAGAGAAGTTATTATGGCTTCAGAACAACTGTGATCCATGGCAAATGGTAGAATCATATTGGGAAGTTACTACTAAAGAAAGGTTAAACGATCTTGCTTCTAAAAATATGAcgatttcaaattatttcacaaaatataagGCTATCAATCTGTCCGGTGGAATATATTTG ttactgAAGGATTTTAAGATAATGTACCCAGACTACGGAGACAAGTTTAATGAAAATTGGCccttaattaaatcaaaacttaTAAGCATTGCAAAAAAGAAAGGATTAATAAATGAGATTGATG aGTCCAATGAAGAACAAACTGATTTAGCCGCTCTAACATCGCTACCTTTTTTGATGAGCACATCAAATGTTACTTCTACAAAGAAAGCAACTAAAAAGACACAATGGAGACCATCAAAGCAAGAGGTATTGGAAGGCTTCATAACTCAAGTCGCAAGTCCAGCTGAGGTAGCAGTAGAGATAACAAGAAAAAGAGACAAGCTTATGGAAATGGGCCTTCAAATGCAACCTTTTGTAATTGCAGTTGTGTCACCGAATAAATCAATTACAGCAAGGTACATAGTGATTAATAACATAACATATGAAATGCCAACTATTACAAAAGCTGTAGAAGCTTGTTTAAAGGCGATTTTTGTATTGAATGCTGAATATCCTAAAGAGTCCCGTCATGTCTGGCAGTTTGTACAAACTGTACTTTTTGAGTTAAAAACGAAATATGATAAAAGCTTTACTGCAGTAAATACACTTATATCGGATCTCGGCATTAAAACATAA